The following proteins are co-located in the Apis mellifera strain DH4 linkage group LG11, Amel_HAv3.1, whole genome shotgun sequence genome:
- the LOC411553 gene encoding protein bunched, class 2/F/G isoform isoform X1, protein MADNVHRKSHKLSDGSRKISNPVHRTTTETIRLGEPEKLYQPVSLTTSSNVTATNQCRKKTSSFQITSVTVGSRMSNDAGEDSNDDLDESHTEDNSVEHSRITDIDIETPSYSEDTFSKEDVFFNTSNAALSTAPVIPTSSQYGLAIVPSEGNNVSNSVNDSNINTLDITSVTDNNIINLLSSNVKQDADLREVHSHGRNERFKVVKIESTEPFKRGRWTCMDYLDHTSVNQPTAISTPKVSDPNEVCISYGVTDSGIVIPDAPKQSIVSEDKGMGIDTNGQVSAHADVHTSIGVPNNSTSVSSANYAVSNSIPPNAQHNPTQVQTQTNVQAPSQIPQYFQSSAQQLASQQQQQSGQGSTLPSNLQPTHPNNLTQPQSMPQGSIPIITQTGSSNVTSQQNIPHSKEDTYVTVSTQNQSLPVQNVCQPSVQQTPVPTSQAPNILVSQQQQHAPQQQQQQHPQNQQQQQPQQQQQPQQSIPNPKTMTQISEPLTAIQGMQSIQNIHKVPQTGAQQTSSTIHAPGAPVQSQVIPSSQIQPTTSGSNTQVQMAQVSASCQNVVGGIQQGNITFHQPDPEQDSISGIVAGSTTQSADTTLLESLTEVTQGSDEHHTLEDNESMSGTSAVAIDNKIEQAMDLVKSHLMFAVREEVEVLKEKIAELMDRINQLEAENSILKAHATPETLAQLNQSTAKLPQNNSGSGQ, encoded by the exons ATGGCAGATAATGTACACAGAAAATCCCATAAGCTATCGGATGGTagtagaaaaatatcgaatccaGTGCATCGTACAACTACTGAGACGATTCGGTTAGGAGAGCCAGAGAAACTGTATCAGCCGGTTAGTTTGACTACTTCGAGCAACGTGACGGCCACTAACCAGTGTCGGAAAAAGACATCGTCTTTCCAGATTACAAGCGTTACTGTTGGTTCTCGTATGAGCAATGATGCCGGTGAAGATTCAAATGATGATCTTGATGAATCGCATACGGAGGACAATTCGGTCGAACATTCGCGTATCACCGACATTGACATTGAAACGCCTAGCTATTCAGAAGATACTTTCTCCAAAGaggatgtattttttaataccagTAATGCTGCCCTCAGCACTGCTCCGGTGATTCCTACAAGTTCTCAGTATGGTTTGGCAATTGTTCCCTCTGAAGGAAATAATGTCAGTAATTCGGTAAATGATAGCAATATCAATACCTTGGATATTACATCTGTTACCGACAACAACATTATCAATTTACTTTCAAGTAATGTTAAACAAGATGCAGATTTACGTGAAGTACATTCACATGGTAGAAATGAGAGATTTAAAGTTGTTAAGATTGAAAGTACTGAACCATTTAAAAGGGGCAGATGGACTTGCATGGATTATTTGGATCATACATCAGTCAATCAACCAACAGCAATCAGTACACCAAAAGTATCAGATCCAAATGAGGTATGCATATCATATGGAGTAACAGATAGTGGAATTGTTATACCTGATGCACCTAAACAATCAATTGTATCAGAAGATAAAGGTATGGGCATTGATACTAATGGACAAGTATCTGCACATGCAGATGTGCATACATCAATTGGTGTACCAAATAATTCTACATCAGTTTCAAGTGCTAATTATGCAGTAAGCAATTCAATTCCTCCCAATGCACAGCATAATCCAACGCAAGTTCAAACACAAACTAATGTTCAGGCACCTTCGCAAATTcctcaatattttcaatcttcagCTCAACAATTGGCATctcaacaacaacagcaaagTGGCCAGGGTTCCACATTACCTTCTAATCTACAACCAACTCATCCCAATAATTTGACTCAACCTCAAAGTATGCCCCAAGGTTCTATTCCTATTATAACACAAACTGGTAGTAGCAATGTAACATCTCAACAAAATATACCTCATTCAAAAGAAGATACATATGTGACAGTGAGCACACAAAATCAATCATTACCAGTCCAAAATGTTTGTCAACCTTCTGTGCAGCAAACACCTGTACCAACATCACAGGCACCTAATATTCTAGTttcgcaacaacaacaacatgCTCctcaacaacagcaacaacaacatcCTCAAAatcaacagcaacaacaaccacagcagcagcaacaacctCAACAATCAATACCTAATCCAAAAACAATGACTCAAATATCTGAGCCATTGACTGCCATACAAGGAATGCAGAGCAtccaaaatattcataaagttCCTCAAACAGGTGCACAACAAACATCATCAACTATTCATGCTCCTGGTGCACCAGTACAATCTCAAGTGATACCATCATCTCAAATACAACCAACAACTTCTGGTAGTAATACTCAAGTACAAATGGCACAAGTATCAGCTAGCTGCCAAAATGTTGTAGGTGGTATACAACAGGgaaatataacatttcatcAACCAGATCCGGAGCAGGATTCTATTTCAGGGATTGTAGCTGGATCCACTACCCAATCTGCTGATACTACTCTTTTAGAATCATTAACCGAAGTGACTCAAGGCAGTGATGAACATCATACCCTCGAAGATAATGAAAG TATGTCGGGGACTAGCGCTGTAGCAATTGATAATAAGATTGAGCAAGCCATG GATCTTGTTAAGAGTCATTTGATGTTTGCTGTACGAGAAGAAGTTGAAGTACTCAAGGAAAAAATAGCTGAGCTTATGGATCGTATAAATCAATTGGAAgctgaaaattcaattctgaAAGCACACGCGACTCCAGAAACATTGGCTCAATTGAACCAATCAACAGCAAAATTACCCCAAAACAATTCAGGAAGTGGTCAATAG
- the LOC411553 gene encoding protein bunched, class 2/F/G isoform isoform X2, whose protein sequence is MADNVHRKSHKLSDGSRKISNPVHRTTTETIRLGEPEKLYQPVSLTTSSNVTATNQCRKKTSSFQITSVTVGSRMSNDAGEDSNDDLDESHTEDNSVEHSRITDIDIETPSYSEDTFSKEDVFFNTSNAALSTAPVIPTSSQYGLAIVPSEGNNVSNSVNDSNINTLDITSVTDNNIINLLSSNVKQDADLREVHSHGRNERFKVVKIESTEPFKRGRWTCMDYLDHTSVNQPTAISTPKVSDPNEVCISYGVTDSGIVIPDAPKQSIVSEDKGMGIDTNGQVSAHADVHTSIGVPNNSTSVSSANYAVSNSIPPNAQHNPTQVQTQTNVQAPSQIPQYFQSSAQQLASQQQQQSGQGSTLPSNLQPTHPNNLTQPQSMPQGSIPIITQTGSSNVTSQQNIPHSKEDTYVTVSTQNQSLPVQNVCQPSVQQTPVPTSQAPNILVSQQQQHAPQQQQQQHPQNQQQQQPQQQQQPQQSIPNPKTMTQISEPLTAIQGMQSIQNIHKVPQTGAQQTSSTIHAPGAPVQSQVIPSSQIQPTTSGSNTQVQMAQVSASCQNVVGGIQQGNITFHQPDPEQDSISGIVAGSTTQSADTTLLESLTEVTQGSDEHHTLEDNERNRKLIFNKIVNLIATASTCFSIFINKFSHVIFIAVCRGLAL, encoded by the exons ATGGCAGATAATGTACACAGAAAATCCCATAAGCTATCGGATGGTagtagaaaaatatcgaatccaGTGCATCGTACAACTACTGAGACGATTCGGTTAGGAGAGCCAGAGAAACTGTATCAGCCGGTTAGTTTGACTACTTCGAGCAACGTGACGGCCACTAACCAGTGTCGGAAAAAGACATCGTCTTTCCAGATTACAAGCGTTACTGTTGGTTCTCGTATGAGCAATGATGCCGGTGAAGATTCAAATGATGATCTTGATGAATCGCATACGGAGGACAATTCGGTCGAACATTCGCGTATCACCGACATTGACATTGAAACGCCTAGCTATTCAGAAGATACTTTCTCCAAAGaggatgtattttttaataccagTAATGCTGCCCTCAGCACTGCTCCGGTGATTCCTACAAGTTCTCAGTATGGTTTGGCAATTGTTCCCTCTGAAGGAAATAATGTCAGTAATTCGGTAAATGATAGCAATATCAATACCTTGGATATTACATCTGTTACCGACAACAACATTATCAATTTACTTTCAAGTAATGTTAAACAAGATGCAGATTTACGTGAAGTACATTCACATGGTAGAAATGAGAGATTTAAAGTTGTTAAGATTGAAAGTACTGAACCATTTAAAAGGGGCAGATGGACTTGCATGGATTATTTGGATCATACATCAGTCAATCAACCAACAGCAATCAGTACACCAAAAGTATCAGATCCAAATGAGGTATGCATATCATATGGAGTAACAGATAGTGGAATTGTTATACCTGATGCACCTAAACAATCAATTGTATCAGAAGATAAAGGTATGGGCATTGATACTAATGGACAAGTATCTGCACATGCAGATGTGCATACATCAATTGGTGTACCAAATAATTCTACATCAGTTTCAAGTGCTAATTATGCAGTAAGCAATTCAATTCCTCCCAATGCACAGCATAATCCAACGCAAGTTCAAACACAAACTAATGTTCAGGCACCTTCGCAAATTcctcaatattttcaatcttcagCTCAACAATTGGCATctcaacaacaacagcaaagTGGCCAGGGTTCCACATTACCTTCTAATCTACAACCAACTCATCCCAATAATTTGACTCAACCTCAAAGTATGCCCCAAGGTTCTATTCCTATTATAACACAAACTGGTAGTAGCAATGTAACATCTCAACAAAATATACCTCATTCAAAAGAAGATACATATGTGACAGTGAGCACACAAAATCAATCATTACCAGTCCAAAATGTTTGTCAACCTTCTGTGCAGCAAACACCTGTACCAACATCACAGGCACCTAATATTCTAGTttcgcaacaacaacaacatgCTCctcaacaacagcaacaacaacatcCTCAAAatcaacagcaacaacaaccacagcagcagcaacaacctCAACAATCAATACCTAATCCAAAAACAATGACTCAAATATCTGAGCCATTGACTGCCATACAAGGAATGCAGAGCAtccaaaatattcataaagttCCTCAAACAGGTGCACAACAAACATCATCAACTATTCATGCTCCTGGTGCACCAGTACAATCTCAAGTGATACCATCATCTCAAATACAACCAACAACTTCTGGTAGTAATACTCAAGTACAAATGGCACAAGTATCAGCTAGCTGCCAAAATGTTGTAGGTGGTATACAACAGGgaaatataacatttcatcAACCAGATCCGGAGCAGGATTCTATTTCAGGGATTGTAGCTGGATCCACTACCCAATCTGCTGATACTACTCTTTTAGAATCATTAACCGAAGTGACTCAAGGCAGTGATGAACATCATACCCTCGAAGATAATGAAAG AAAcagaaaactaatttttaacaagattGTGAATTTAATTGCTACAGCATCTACATGTTTCAGCatcttcataaataaattttcgcatgtaatttttattgcagTATGTCGGGGACTAGCGCTGTAG
- the LOC411554 gene encoding RCC1-like G exchanging factor-like protein isoform X1, whose protein sequence is MLNTIKINLKNKVQKSSKIIKLNKIENKKPISKTLPVFQYPISNERDHRVYVWGMADHGALGTLKSTVYEKGISYIPKPKRLSFGERHDVTNIACGYGFTAFAVRSNDKNILFGSGINTDSQLGFDEKDKKFPNGLITEPRPINLPIKDSSTKVLDIAAGRAHLLVLTNEGLFTLGNNAYGQCGRPIILNENYEKSTVIHHIPSIKGKKIKSITAGQDHSILLTESGEVYTFGWGADGQTGLAHYRNEYRPSLVKGDLAGQHIIKVACVADCVLALSDKGKVFGWGNSEYAQLFVEDGNQQVNIATEIDKLKHLGHIVDIACGGCFCMVLNNTGDVYVWGFGILGFGPKITKIVQPTLIPATLFGNNAYQKNTKVIKIFCGMNHLAALTNTGDLYMWGCNKFGSLGLGDCKDQYFPLKVNVGAQVKKVACGIDHTVILCKPFI, encoded by the exons atgttaaatacaataaaaataaatttgaaaaataaagtacaaaaatcgagtaaaattataaaacttaataaaatcgaGAACAAAAAAccaatttcaaaaactttaccag tttttcaGTATCCAATAAGTAATGAAAGAGATCATAGAGTATATGTTTGGGGTATGGCCGATCATGGTGCTCTTGGTACATTAAAATCAACAGTGTACGAAAAGggtatttcttatattccaaAACCTAAAAGATTGTCTTTTGGAGAAAGGCATGATGTAACAAATATTGCTTGTGGTTATGGTTTTACTGCTTTTGCTGTGAGAtccaatgataaaaatattttatttggaagTGGAATAAATACAGATTCACAACTTG GTTTTgacgaaaaagataaaaaatttcccaATGGTTTAATAACTGAACCAAGACCTATTAATTTACCAATTAAAGATTCTTCTACTAAAGTCCTAGATATAGCAGCTGGAAGAGCACATTTACTTGTATTAACAAATGAAGGTTTATTTACATTAGGAAATAATGCATATGGACAATGTGGTCGTCctataatattgaatgaaaattacgaGAAAAGTACAGTTATTCATCACATACCTAGCATTaagggaaaaaagattaaaagtatAACAGCTGGCCAAGATCACAG CATACTCTTGACAGAATCTGGTGAAGTTTATACCTTTGGCTGGGGTGCAGATGGACAAACTGGATTAGCACATTATCGAAACGAATATAGGCCAAGTTTAGTAAAAGGAGATTTGGCTGGacaacatattataaaagttgCATGTGTTGCAGATTGTGTATTAGCACTCAGCG ATAAAGGAAAAGTATTTGGTTGGGGTAATTCTGAATATGCACAGTTGTTTGTGGAAGATGGAAATCAACAAGTGAATATAGCCacagaaatagataaattgaaacatttaGGTCATATTGTAGATATTGCTTGTGGTGGTTGCTTTTGTATGGTTTTAAACA ACACAGGTGATGTTTATGTGTGGGGTTTTGGTATTCTTGGTTTTGGTcctaaaattacaaaaattgtgCAACCAACTTTAATTCCAGCTACACTTTTTGGAAATAAtgcatatcaaaaaaatacaaaa gtgataaaaatattttgtggtATGAACCATCTTGCAGCTTTAACAAATACTGGTGATTTATATATGTGGGGTTGTAACAAATTTGGATCTTTAGGATTAGGAGATTGTAAAGATCAATATTTCCCCTTGaag gTCAATGTAGGAGCACAAGTAAAAAAAGTTGCTTGTGGAATAGATCATACAGTTATTCTTTGTAAACCTTTTATTTAA
- the LOC411554 gene encoding RCC1-like G exchanging factor-like protein isoform X2, with translation MADHGALGTLKSTVYEKGISYIPKPKRLSFGERHDVTNIACGYGFTAFAVRSNDKNILFGSGINTDSQLGFDEKDKKFPNGLITEPRPINLPIKDSSTKVLDIAAGRAHLLVLTNEGLFTLGNNAYGQCGRPIILNENYEKSTVIHHIPSIKGKKIKSITAGQDHSILLTESGEVYTFGWGADGQTGLAHYRNEYRPSLVKGDLAGQHIIKVACVADCVLALSDKGKVFGWGNSEYAQLFVEDGNQQVNIATEIDKLKHLGHIVDIACGGCFCMVLNNTGDVYVWGFGILGFGPKITKIVQPTLIPATLFGNNAYQKNTKVIKIFCGMNHLAALTNTGDLYMWGCNKFGSLGLGDCKDQYFPLKVNVGAQVKKVACGIDHTVILCKPFI, from the exons ATGGCCGATCATGGTGCTCTTGGTACATTAAAATCAACAGTGTACGAAAAGggtatttcttatattccaaAACCTAAAAGATTGTCTTTTGGAGAAAGGCATGATGTAACAAATATTGCTTGTGGTTATGGTTTTACTGCTTTTGCTGTGAGAtccaatgataaaaatattttatttggaagTGGAATAAATACAGATTCACAACTTG GTTTTgacgaaaaagataaaaaatttcccaATGGTTTAATAACTGAACCAAGACCTATTAATTTACCAATTAAAGATTCTTCTACTAAAGTCCTAGATATAGCAGCTGGAAGAGCACATTTACTTGTATTAACAAATGAAGGTTTATTTACATTAGGAAATAATGCATATGGACAATGTGGTCGTCctataatattgaatgaaaattacgaGAAAAGTACAGTTATTCATCACATACCTAGCATTaagggaaaaaagattaaaagtatAACAGCTGGCCAAGATCACAG CATACTCTTGACAGAATCTGGTGAAGTTTATACCTTTGGCTGGGGTGCAGATGGACAAACTGGATTAGCACATTATCGAAACGAATATAGGCCAAGTTTAGTAAAAGGAGATTTGGCTGGacaacatattataaaagttgCATGTGTTGCAGATTGTGTATTAGCACTCAGCG ATAAAGGAAAAGTATTTGGTTGGGGTAATTCTGAATATGCACAGTTGTTTGTGGAAGATGGAAATCAACAAGTGAATATAGCCacagaaatagataaattgaaacatttaGGTCATATTGTAGATATTGCTTGTGGTGGTTGCTTTTGTATGGTTTTAAACA ACACAGGTGATGTTTATGTGTGGGGTTTTGGTATTCTTGGTTTTGGTcctaaaattacaaaaattgtgCAACCAACTTTAATTCCAGCTACACTTTTTGGAAATAAtgcatatcaaaaaaatacaaaa gtgataaaaatattttgtggtATGAACCATCTTGCAGCTTTAACAAATACTGGTGATTTATATATGTGGGGTTGTAACAAATTTGGATCTTTAGGATTAGGAGATTGTAAAGATCAATATTTCCCCTTGaag gTCAATGTAGGAGCACAAGTAAAAAAAGTTGCTTGTGGAATAGATCATACAGTTATTCTTTGTAAACCTTTTATTTAA
- the LOC552843 gene encoding uncharacterized protein LOC552843 yields the protein MAKFLYLFIFFTLTVYAQENALRNLPSSLRECYENKYLLERDNRLPHTLNTFIAILRKIENTKGLNMDLRTLSIAILHRFRQDGIAPNPSIPIQDGISPYAPNAHQFFRFAQTLRLIPGNAINFPNNSITDVERCTLHFMLSSSVEIYERGDETKVCRFADTYRYPRNVKDKHKTKTENIVNDVETLSFDEIKSMKHKNKDEHTMVDPNSIYQDPPPNHPDSARLSASVLSKCPVENGVVKTLWGATSFGLVLAGIASATEPGSVNLYDLESDILQKNNSFSLKQLTIENKWFATFAGDLAEVALRQGPLNDKTVSVGVTGNWNSTALPRWYFLNSNDKYEMTTAEIRGDLDGLILANEIYKWYNTIPNLKLSQIFDMYYSSLGVFDSSIRACNRRKLFTSVAPQEKLIAETYSAALLLQPDLAKATLDNLIIQKFSENAVNELEKYVPLQMNKDLSCVETDKLYKFNQISIDLTIILDTNWEFSAIKVILAYLLENVDINQFNSNFTLINGHNGIPMINSTYNILDFYAYNSSHYENITHGFDLPKSLMKLEMYLMNKLNTERSRGVGGARSDIVLIIPRTSDISKTDKEYCLQIISRMREQIPDTMIFIMAYGSKDPWFDLTLNRMTDLFSIGIGDTEETLKPIVDMVIPRINQVPKRLINTQCGSDYISSGFSNSYDDYVKPNGINFYKLHPNYFYNSNNMTKIKIKGIESDSLIICSSREPLDINTTNASQSCVSILNEEHSITVSCSDANFIHECPPLYISIASNASSISYKCTDFQVCRVPNLIKYTISYENMVCISGATKIVFNSFILIIMLYFLNI from the exons ATGGCAAagtttttgtatctttttattttttttacattaa CTGTATACGCACAAGAAAATGCACTTAGAAATCTTCCATCATCTCTTCGAGAgtgttatgaaaataaatatcttttggaAAGAGATAATAGATTGCCACAtactttaaatacatttattgcaATACttcgtaaaattgaaaatacaaaGGGTCTTAATATGGATCTAAGAACTCTGTCAATAGCAATTCTACATCg ttTTCGACAAGATGGTATTGCTCCAAATCCTTCGATTCCTATTCAAGATGGAATATCACCCTATGCACCGAATGCCCatcaattttttcgttttgctCAAACTCTACGTCTCATACCTGGAAATGCTATCAACTTTCCTAATAACAGTATTACAGATGTTGAAAGA TGTACACTGCATTTTATGTTATCAAGTAGCGTTGAAATCTATGAACGAGGAGACGAAACAAAAGTTTGTAGATTTGCAGATACTTATAGATATCCAAGAAATGTTAAAGACAAGCATAAGACGAAAactgaaaatattgttaatgatGTAGAAACTTTATCATTTGATGAaat aaaAAGTATGaagcataaaaataaagatgaacACACTATGGTTGAtccaaattcaatttatcaagaTCCACCACCCAATCATCCAGATAGTGCTCGATTATCAGCATCAGTTCTTAGTAAATGTCCTGTGGAAAATGGTGTTGTAAAAACTCT ATGGGGTGCAACTTCTTTTGGATTAGTACTTGCTGGAATAGCTTCAGCTACAGAACCAGGATCAGTAAATCTTTATGATTTGGAATcagatattttgcaaaaaaacaattcattttcattaaaacaattgactatagaaaataaatggtTTGCGACGTTTGctg gAGATTTAGCAGAAGTAGCTTTAAGACAAGGCCCTCTAAATGACAAAACAGTTAGTGTTGGAGTAACTGGCAATTGGAATTCTACTGCTTTGCCACGatggtattttttaaattctaatgatAAATATGAGATGACAACGGCAGAAATCAGAGGAGATTTAGATGGCTTAATTTTGgccaatgaaatttataaatggtaCAATACAATAcctaatttaaaactttcacaaatttttgatatgtATTATAGTTCATTGGGAGTTTTTGACTCTTCCATTAGAGCATGTAATAGAAGAAAACTATTTACATCTGTTGCACcacaagaaaaattgattgcagag acATATAGTGCTGCTTTATTACTACAACCTGATTTAGCAAAAGCAACGCTCGACAATCTAATAATACAAAAGTTTTCAGAAAATGCGGtaaatgaattagaaaaatatgtgC cTTTACAAATGAATAAGGATCTTTCATGCGTTGAaacagataaattatataaatttaatcaaatatccaTTGATTTGACAATCATTTTGGATACAAATTGGGAATTTTCTGCAATAAAAGTTATTCttgcatatttattagaaaatgtagacataaatcaatttaattcaaactttacattaataaatggTCATAATGGAATACCAATGATTAATAGCACTTATAACATTTTGGATTTTTATGCTTATAATTCATCGCATTATGAAAATA ttactcATGGTTTTGATCTACCTAAATCACTcatgaaattagaaatgtaTCTGATGAATAAACTTAATACCGAACGTAGTCGTGGAGTTGGTGGTGCACGTTctgatattgttttaattattccacgTACTTCTGATATATCTAAAACTGATAAAGAATATTGTTTGCAAATTATATCGCGAATGCGAGAACAAATTCCag atacaatgatttttattatggcGTATGGATCCAAAGATCCATGGTTCGATTTAACTCTCAATCGTATGacagatttattttctattggtATCGGAGATACAGAAGAAACTTTGAAACCAATAGTTGATATGGTTATTCCAAGAATAAATCaag tTCCCAAACGCTTGATTAATACACAGTGTGGATCAGATTATATTTCATCtggattttcaaattcatatgATGATTATGTTAAACCAAatggtattaatttttataaattacatcctaattatttttataacagtaataatatgacaaaaataaag attaaaggCATTGAATCAGatagtttaattatatgttcGTCACGAGAACCATTAGATATCAATACAACAAATGCATCACAATCATgtgtatcaatattaaatgaagaaCATAGCATTACTGTTTCTTGTAGTGATGCtaattttattcatgaatGTCCACCACTTTATATATCGATAGCTTCAAATGCTTCcagtatttcttataaatgtactg attttcaaGTTTGCAGAGTtcccaatttaataaaatacactaTATCTTACGAAAACATGGTATGTATTAGTGGAGCaactaaaattgtatttaattcttttattctaataataatgttatattttttaaatatatga